A DNA window from Acinetobacter sp. 10FS3-1 contains the following coding sequences:
- a CDS encoding tetratricopeptide repeat protein, with product MTQRISPPAALSNRALAGNAEAQFELAELYMQSEYEDDIILAEEWALKAANGGLVEAMYWLGEGYTVYAKELAEEDPEESKAHFELAYYWLSKANIEKHPAATLELAGFYRRGDVIEKDVEKSITLVKQAAEWGEVQAMRDLAFIYANGLGIDADEEQADYWTQKADEIEQKIE from the coding sequence ATGACTCAGCGTATTTCTCCTCCTGCTGCCCTTTCTAATCGTGCCCTTGCCGGTAATGCCGAAGCGCAATTTGAACTGGCTGAACTGTATATGCAAAGCGAGTATGAAGATGACATCATTCTGGCAGAAGAATGGGCTTTAAAAGCAGCCAACGGCGGACTGGTTGAAGCCATGTACTGGCTGGGTGAAGGCTATACAGTCTATGCCAAAGAACTGGCGGAAGAAGACCCGGAAGAATCCAAAGCACACTTTGAGTTAGCCTATTACTGGTTAAGCAAGGCCAATATCGAGAAGCACCCTGCAGCAACCTTGGAACTGGCAGGTTTTTACCGCCGCGGTGATGTCATTGAAAAAGATGTCGAAAAATCTATCACACTGGTGAAGCAAGCTGCTGAATGGGGTGAGGTTCAAGCGATGCGTGATCTGGCCTTTATCTATGCCAATGGTCTAGGGATTGATGCTGATGAAGAACAGGCAGATTACTGGACACAAAAAGCAGATGAAATTGAGCAGAAAATAGAATAA
- the ahcY gene encoding adenosylhomocysteinase has protein sequence MNAVNASFTDYKVADISLADYGRKEIKLAEAEMPALMGLRKRYSAAKPLAGAKILGCIHMTIQTAVLIETLVELGAEVRWTSCNIFSTQDHAAAAIAASGVPVFAWKGETEEEYVWCLEQQINVNGKPWDANMILDDGGDLTALVHEKYPEMLAKIHGITEETTTGVQRLLEMWKDGSLKVPAINVNDSVTKSKNDNKYGCRHSLNDAIKRGTDMLLSGRRALVIGYGDVGKGSAQSLRQEGMIVRVTEIDPICAMQACMDGYEVVAPYKNGVQTGKKEDINLELLQNTDLIVTTTGNYHVCDAAMLDTLKPGAVVCNIGHFDTEIDTNYLRGYKWVEVKPQVHQVYRSENENDYLILLSEGRLVNLGNATGHPSRVMDGSFANQVLAQMHLFAEKFADLPEDQKQAAIRVELLPKKLDEEVAAAMVAGFGGVLTTLTQEQADYLGVQVEGPFKSDAYKY, from the coding sequence ATGAACGCGGTTAATGCTTCATTTACAGATTATAAAGTTGCTGATATTTCACTGGCTGACTATGGCCGTAAAGAAATCAAACTTGCTGAAGCAGAAATGCCAGCATTAATGGGTCTGCGTAAGCGTTATTCAGCTGCGAAACCACTGGCAGGCGCGAAAATTCTCGGCTGTATCCACATGACGATTCAAACTGCAGTTTTAATTGAAACATTGGTTGAATTAGGTGCAGAAGTTCGTTGGACTTCTTGTAATATTTTCTCGACTCAAGACCATGCTGCGGCTGCAATTGCAGCGTCTGGCGTACCTGTATTTGCCTGGAAAGGTGAAACCGAAGAAGAATATGTATGGTGTCTAGAACAACAGATTAATGTCAATGGCAAACCTTGGGATGCCAACATGATTCTGGATGATGGCGGTGACTTGACTGCACTGGTTCATGAAAAATATCCTGAAATGCTGGCAAAAATCCACGGGATTACTGAAGAGACCACTACAGGCGTACAACGTCTGCTAGAAATGTGGAAAGACGGTTCTCTGAAAGTACCTGCAATCAACGTCAACGATTCAGTCACCAAGTCTAAAAACGACAATAAATACGGTTGCCGTCACTCACTTAACGATGCGATCAAACGTGGTACAGATATGCTGTTATCTGGCCGTCGCGCGCTTGTGATTGGTTATGGTGACGTAGGTAAAGGTTCTGCCCAGTCACTTCGCCAAGAAGGTATGATTGTACGTGTTACTGAAATCGACCCAATCTGTGCCATGCAAGCATGTATGGACGGCTACGAAGTGGTTGCACCATACAAAAATGGCGTTCAAACAGGCAAAAAAGAAGACATCAACCTTGAGCTTCTGCAAAACACGGATCTGATTGTTACCACAACAGGTAACTACCACGTATGTGATGCTGCCATGTTAGACACTTTAAAACCGGGTGCAGTGGTATGTAACATCGGCCACTTTGACACTGAAATTGACACCAACTATTTACGTGGTTACAAGTGGGTTGAAGTAAAACCTCAAGTTCATCAAGTATATCGTTCTGAAAATGAAAACGATTACCTGATCCTGCTTTCTGAAGGTCGTCTGGTGAACCTGGGGAACGCAACAGGTCACCCATCACGTGTGATGGACGGTTCTTTTGCCAACCAGGTACTTGCTCAAATGCACTTGTTTGCTGAAAAGTTTGCCGACCTGCCTGAAGATCAAAAACAGGCTGCGATTCGTGTAGAACTACTTCCCAAGAAACTAGATGAAGAAGTGGCTGCTGCAATGGTTGCTGGTTTCGGCGGCGTATTAACGACTTTAACGCAAGAACAAGCGGATTATTTAGGTGTTCAAGTTGAAGGTCCGTTTAAATCGGATGCTTATAAATACTAA
- the metF gene encoding methylenetetrahydrofolate reductase [NAD(P)H], with product MSKQIPISFEFFPTKTDAGAEKLKTVHQELQLLNPEFFSVTYGAGGSTRERTLSTINDFNGKGTPVAPHLSCIGDDKARIAELLDLYKLQGIDRIVALRGDLPSGQVGLGELPYAQDLVRFIREHSGDHFTIEVAAYPEMHPQAESFDQDIQRFCEKANAGANAAITQFFFNPDAYFYFVERIQKEGVNIPVAPGIMPITNASNLIRFADGTGAEIPRWIRKQLAAYGDDTASIRAFGHEVVVKFCERLIAGGAPSLHFYTMNTTDPTLQLVKDLGLA from the coding sequence ATGTCAAAACAGATTCCAATTTCGTTTGAATTTTTCCCGACCAAAACTGATGCAGGTGCGGAAAAGCTCAAAACTGTACACCAAGAGCTGCAACTTTTAAATCCAGAATTCTTCTCTGTGACTTATGGGGCTGGCGGTTCGACGCGTGAACGCACTTTATCGACCATCAATGATTTCAATGGCAAAGGTACACCGGTAGCACCTCACCTGTCTTGTATTGGAGATGACAAAGCGCGTATTGCCGAGTTACTAGATCTTTACAAGCTACAAGGCATTGACCGCATTGTAGCGCTACGTGGAGACTTGCCTTCCGGTCAGGTTGGCTTGGGAGAGCTGCCTTATGCACAGGATTTGGTTCGCTTTATTCGTGAACATTCAGGCGATCATTTCACTATTGAAGTCGCAGCTTATCCGGAAATGCATCCACAAGCTGAGAGTTTTGACCAGGATATTCAGCGTTTCTGTGAAAAAGCCAATGCGGGGGCCAATGCAGCGATTACCCAATTCTTCTTCAATCCGGATGCCTACTTCTACTTTGTTGAGCGTATTCAGAAAGAAGGTGTCAATATTCCGGTAGCGCCCGGGATTATGCCGATTACCAATGCCAGCAATCTGATTCGCTTTGCAGATGGTACAGGTGCCGAGATTCCACGCTGGATTCGCAAGCAGTTAGCCGCCTATGGAGATGATACTGCCAGTATCCGAGCCTTTGGTCATGAAGTCGTGGTGAAATTCTGTGAGCGCCTGATTGCTGGCGGAGCACCGAGTTTGCATTTCTATACCATGAATACCACCGACCCCACCCTTCAGCTTGTGAAAGACCTTGGTCTTGCATAA